A stretch of Paracoccus sp. MA DNA encodes these proteins:
- the peaB gene encoding quinohemoprotein amine dehydrogenase maturation protein has translation MGALTLIRHNAHRVDVDGHAMLMHVPTTSLFELDGVARDVYDLFRRSPAVDPDVMRAELGAHHAPDTLADCLQSFLALDILRDADAADTPRPIARVEEIPLSTIILNVNTGCNLACTYCYKEDLTTPAKGQKMGFQTARASFELLLKQAHARDRVNVVFFGGEPLSNMPLIREVVAYALPRAAELGKTVDFSLTTNATLLTPELVDWFDAHRFALTVSMDGPKALHDANRKTVGGKGTYDLVARNVRMLLARYRSRPVGVRVTLTRGVTDVIGIHDHLKNELGFHEVGFGPATSGPIAVFNLDQEALKRAFEDMKTLGRRYVEAACRGENIGFSNMHQLLTDIAQGTKKAVPCGAGLGMLAVDKEGELHLCHRFVGSNQPTYGNVEAGIDIPKLAGFIETAQDRSAFGCKTCRIRSICAGGCYHESYARQGDPFAPVWHYCDLMRDWVDFGIESYVRIMQANPSFFRSQLEPRITRSGPAREVLQ, from the coding sequence ATGGGAGCCCTGACCCTCATCCGCCACAATGCCCACCGCGTCGATGTCGACGGCCACGCCATGCTGATGCATGTGCCGACGACCAGCCTGTTCGAGCTCGACGGCGTGGCGCGCGACGTCTACGACCTGTTCCGCCGCTCGCCCGCCGTCGATCCCGATGTGATGCGCGCCGAGCTGGGCGCGCATCACGCCCCCGACACCCTGGCCGACTGCCTGCAAAGCTTCCTGGCGCTCGACATCCTGCGCGATGCTGATGCGGCGGACACCCCGCGCCCCATCGCCAGGGTCGAGGAGATCCCGCTGTCCACGATCATCCTGAACGTGAACACCGGCTGCAACCTGGCCTGCACCTATTGCTACAAGGAAGACCTGACCACCCCGGCCAAGGGCCAGAAGATGGGCTTCCAGACGGCGCGCGCCAGTTTCGAGTTGCTGCTGAAGCAGGCCCATGCCCGCGACCGGGTGAACGTGGTGTTCTTCGGCGGCGAGCCGCTGTCGAACATGCCGCTAATCCGCGAGGTCGTCGCCTATGCCCTGCCGCGCGCGGCCGAGCTGGGCAAGACGGTCGATTTCTCGCTGACCACCAATGCGACGCTCTTGACGCCGGAACTGGTCGACTGGTTCGACGCGCATCGCTTTGCGCTGACGGTCAGCATGGACGGCCCCAAGGCGCTGCATGACGCGAACCGCAAGACGGTGGGCGGCAAGGGCACCTATGACCTGGTGGCGCGCAATGTGCGCATGCTGCTTGCGCGCTATCGCTCGCGCCCGGTCGGCGTGCGGGTGACGCTGACGCGCGGCGTGACTGACGTCATCGGCATCCACGACCACCTGAAGAACGAGCTGGGCTTTCACGAGGTCGGCTTCGGCCCGGCGACCTCGGGGCCGATCGCGGTCTTCAACCTGGACCAGGAGGCGCTGAAGCGCGCCTTCGAGGACATGAAGACCCTGGGCCGGCGCTATGTCGAGGCCGCCTGCCGGGGCGAGAACATCGGCTTTTCCAACATGCACCAACTGCTGACCGACATCGCCCAGGGCACCAAGAAGGCGGTGCCCTGCGGCGCGGGCCTGGGGATGCTGGCCGTCGACAAGGAGGGCGAGCTGCACCTCTGCCACCGCTTCGTCGGTTCGAACCAGCCGACCTATGGCAATGTCGAAGCCGGCATCGACATCCCCAAGCTCGCCGGCTTCATCGAGACCGCGCAGGACCGCAGCGCCTTTGGCTGCAAGACCTGCCGCATCCGCAGTATCTGCGCCGGCGGCTGCTATCACGAAAGCTATGCCCGGCAAGGCGATCCCTTCGCGCCGGTCTGGCATTACTGCGACCTGATGCGGGACTGGGTCGATTTCGGCATCGAATCCTATGTCCGCATCATGCAGGCCAACCCGTCCTTCTTCCGCAGCCAATTGGAACCCCGGATCACCCGGTCCGGCCCAGCAAGGGAGGTTCTCCAATGA
- the qhpC gene encoding quinohemoprotein amine dehydrogenase subunit gamma, which translates to MKHLIPANAKAKAFVEAEALGREEEVVAMNSLVGCTTSFDPGWEVDAFGAVSNLCQPMEADLYGCADPCWWPAQVADTLNTYPNWSAGADDVMQDWRKLQSVFPETKGSS; encoded by the coding sequence ATGAAACATCTGATCCCCGCCAACGCCAAGGCGAAGGCCTTCGTCGAAGCCGAGGCCCTGGGCCGCGAGGAGGAGGTCGTGGCGATGAATTCGCTGGTCGGCTGCACCACCTCCTTCGACCCCGGCTGGGAGGTGGACGCCTTCGGCGCCGTCTCGAACCTGTGCCAGCCGATGGAGGCCGACCTGTACGGCTGCGCCGATCCCTGCTGGTGGCCGGCGCAGGTGGCCGATACGCTGAACACCTATCCGAACTGGAGCGCCGGCGCCGACGACGTCATGCAGGACTGGCGCAAGCTGCAATCGGTGTTCCCGGAAACGAAAGGCTCGTCCTGA
- the peaD gene encoding quinohemoprotein amine dehydrogenase subunit beta translates to MRKSLLLLASAAALLAGPAAAHDYILAPARPNKLVVVDTQTMAVEKVIEIDDAGPTPMVPMVAPDGRIAYATVNKSESLVKVDLVTGETLGRIDLSIPEERVKSLFGAALSPDGKTLAIYESPVKLELTHFEVQPTRIALYDAETLERRKAFEAPRQVTMLAWASDGSKLYGLGRDLHVMDPETGTLIEDKPIQSWEAETYAQPDVLAVWNQHESSGVMATPFYTARKDVDPADPAAYRTGLLTMDLETGEMAMREIRIMDVFYFSTAVNPAKTRAFGAYNVLESFDLEKNASIKRVALPHSYYSVNVSTDGSTVWLGGALGDLAAYDAETLEKKGQVDLPGNASMSLASVRLFTRDE, encoded by the coding sequence ATGCGCAAATCCCTTCTGCTCCTGGCCTCCGCCGCGGCGCTGCTGGCCGGCCCGGCCGCCGCGCATGACTACATCCTCGCCCCGGCGCGGCCCAACAAGCTGGTCGTGGTCGATACCCAGACAATGGCGGTCGAGAAGGTGATCGAGATCGACGACGCCGGCCCGACGCCCATGGTGCCGATGGTCGCGCCGGACGGCAGGATCGCCTATGCCACGGTCAACAAGTCCGAAAGCCTGGTCAAGGTCGACCTCGTGACCGGCGAGACGCTGGGCCGCATCGACCTGTCCATCCCCGAGGAGCGAGTGAAAAGCCTGTTCGGCGCCGCGCTTTCCCCCGATGGCAAGACGCTGGCGATCTATGAAAGCCCGGTGAAGCTGGAGCTGACGCATTTCGAGGTCCAGCCCACCCGCATCGCGCTTTACGATGCCGAGACGCTGGAACGGCGCAAGGCCTTCGAGGCGCCGCGCCAGGTCACCATGCTGGCCTGGGCCAGCGACGGCTCGAAGCTTTACGGGCTGGGCCGCGACCTGCATGTCATGGACCCCGAGACCGGCACGCTGATCGAAGACAAGCCGATCCAGAGCTGGGAGGCCGAGACCTATGCCCAGCCCGACGTGCTGGCGGTCTGGAACCAGCACGAAAGCTCGGGGGTGATGGCGACGCCCTTCTACACCGCGCGCAAGGACGTCGACCCGGCCGACCCGGCAGCCTATCGCACCGGGTTGCTGACCATGGACCTGGAGACCGGCGAGATGGCGATGCGCGAAATCCGCATCATGGACGTGTTCTATTTCTCGACCGCGGTGAACCCGGCCAAGACCCGCGCCTTCGGCGCCTATAACGTGCTGGAAAGCTTCGACCTGGAAAAGAACGCCTCGATCAAGCGGGTGGCGCTGCCGCACAGCTATTATTCCGTGAACGTCTCGACCGACGGCAGCACGGTCTGGCTGGGCGGCGCGCTTGGCGACCTTGCCGCCTATGATGCCGAGACGCTGGAGAAGAAGGGCCAGGTCGACCTGCCCGGCAACGCCTCGATGTCGCTGGCCTCGGTGCGGCTGTTCACGCGGGACGAATGA
- a CDS encoding S8/S53 family peptidase: MLRVGVIDSGPGPEDPAEDARAFMADGSAIPARPDRLGHGTAVAAIIRRACPGAAVIHAQVFDDRPVTSALRVAAALRWFAAMDEARPEVICMSLGLSADRAPLRRACEALVAGGAVLVAAHPARGAPCFPAAYPGVIAATGDARCGWDDLSQLGPALFGAWCNSPEHSPPGMGGASLGAARVAGHLAAIMAGAGRLDGPAAIAALAARAIHHGPERKCGHG; this comes from the coding sequence ATGCTGCGGGTGGGGGTGATCGACAGCGGCCCCGGCCCCGAGGACCCGGCCGAGGACGCCCGCGCCTTCATGGCCGACGGCTCGGCCATCCCCGCCCGGCCCGACCGGCTGGGCCACGGCACCGCCGTCGCCGCGATCATCCGCCGCGCCTGCCCGGGCGCGGCGGTCATCCATGCGCAGGTCTTCGACGACCGGCCTGTCACCAGCGCGCTGCGCGTCGCCGCCGCGCTGCGCTGGTTCGCCGCCATGGACGAGGCCCGGCCCGAGGTGATCTGCATGAGCCTGGGCCTGAGCGCCGACCGCGCGCCGCTGCGCCGGGCCTGCGAGGCGCTGGTGGCCGGCGGCGCGGTTCTGGTCGCGGCGCATCCGGCCCGTGGCGCACCCTGCTTTCCCGCCGCCTATCCCGGCGTGATCGCCGCCACCGGCGATGCGCGCTGCGGCTGGGATGATCTGTCGCAACTGGGCCCGGCGCTGTTCGGGGCCTGGTGCAATTCGCCCGAGCACAGCCCGCCCGGGATGGGCGGCGCAAGCCTGGGCGCGGCGCGCGTCGCCGGCCATCTGGCGGCGATCATGGCGGGGGCGGGCCGGCTCGACGGGCCGGCCGCCATCGCCGCACTGGCGGCGCGCGCGATCCATCACGGCCCGGAACGGAAATGCGGCCATGGATAG